The following are encoded in a window of Glandiceps talaboti chromosome 5, keGlaTala1.1, whole genome shotgun sequence genomic DNA:
- the LOC144434922 gene encoding regulator of G-protein signaling 7-like, giving the protein MMELDQDRGPREMVFQRMERVIRDMQHPESGIPIRSQKVFLTSIPCAFTGYDLIEWLMENLDIQDSIEALHFANLFCQYGYIFPVQDIKSLVVKDDSTLYRFQSPYFWPSQNWKPDNADYAIYLAKRTMRNKQRHGLDDYETNAFSKLQRMLCHKWEFVFMQAEEQIRITKQRKKADKIVLDSQERAFWRVHRPPPGQIQSLECGIKKSCRAGGFNMKKRRTVEDYKKQIGYLQRALQRPRLKASKAIHYLIHRCEQYAEHDPIIAGAQPSNPWVTDDTTMWVLNTVLVDIPTERRVKRWSISLKELLCDATGRHEFEMFLRKEYSQENIRFWQACEELKFAPQSKICQQIQEINREFLVTGASCEINIDGKTVEATQKALMNPCRFTFEAAQSHIFLLMKKDSYPRFMRSDAYKNLLANSLQPSSKKKFFTFGGRLKTAKVTPNASPQPLRRRGSANELTRKSHSARHGLSLSTGNLQDLDQCESKLHAEFLHSDVYQGGSRESSPNHSSSPTPNTTRKFIIGSTSSPEDDIDFTTQANVSLEVPKHYPVHSPDNTEVETNSKALTFPVPSKKSLITPWEDQDLTNESGVN; this is encoded by the exons GCTATGATCTTATAGAATGGTTAATGGAAAACCTGGACATTCAGGACTCCATTGAGGCTCTACATTTTGCTAACTTGTTTTGTCAATATGGCTACATTTTTCCTGTACAAGATATCAAGAGCTTAGTGGTAAAAGATGATAGTACATTATACAGATTTCAAAGTCCATACTTCTGGCCCTCACAGAATTGGAAACCAGACAATGCTGATTATG CCATCTATCTGGCTAAGCGAACAATGAGAAATAAACAAAGACATGGCTTGGATGACTATGAGACT AACGCATTCTCCAAACTGCAAAGGATGTTATGTCATAAATGGGAATTTGTCTTCATGCAAGCTGAGGAACAAATCAG GATTACCAAACAGAGGAAGAAAGCAGACAAGATAGTCCTTGATAGTCAAGAGAGGGCTTTCTGGAGAGTTCATCGACCACCT CCTGGTCAGATACAATCCCTAGAATGTGGAATCAAGAAAAGCTGTAGAGCTGGTGGCTTCAATATGAAGAAAAGAAGAACTGTTGAAGATTACAAAAAACAG ATTGGATATCTTCAAAGAGCTTTACAGAGACCAAGATTAAAAGCATCCAAAGCAATTCATTA TTTAATACACCGCTGTGAACAGTATGCTGAGCATGACCCAATCATAGCAGGGGCACAACCCAGTAATCCATGGGTTACAGATGATACTACAATGTGGGTCCTtaatactgtact ggTGGACATTCCAACAGAAAGGCGAGTCAAGAGATGGAGCATAAGTTTAAAAGAACTTTTATGTGATGCCACAGGACgacatgaatttgaaatgttccTTAGAAAGGAATACAGTCAGGAGAACATCCGCTTCTGGCAGGCCTGTGAAGAATTGAAGTTTGCACCTCAGTCgaaaatttgtcaacagattcaAGAGATAAACAG GGAATTCCTTGTTACGGGTGCATCCTGTGAAATTAACATTGATGGTAAAACTGTGGAGGCAACACAGAAAGCTTTGATGAACCCATGTCGATTTACATTTGAAGCTGCACAGAGTCATATCTTTTTGTTAATGAAGAAAGATAGCTACCCAAGGTTCATGCGATCAGATGCATATAAAAACTTACTGGCTAATTCTTTGCAGCCATCATCAAAGAAAAA GTTCTTTACATTTGGTGGAAGATTGAAAACAGCTAAAGTGACACCAAATGCCTCACCACAGCCATTACGACGGAGGGGTAGCGCTAACGAATTGACACGTAAATCCCACAGTGCACGCCATGGTCTCTCTCTGAGTACAGGAAATCTACAAGACCTTGATCAGTGTGAATCTAAACTTCATGCTGAGTTCTTGCATTCTGATGT GTATCAAGGTGGATCCAGGGAAAGTTCACCTAATCACTCCTCATCACCAACACCAAATACAACCAGGAAATTCAT TATTGGCTCTACAAGTTCTCCTGAAGATGATATAGACTTCACAACACAAGCCAATGTGTCTCTAGAAGTGCCCAAACACTACCCAGTACACTCGCCTGATAATACAGAAGTTGAAACCAACAGTAAAGCTCTGACATTTCCAGTGCCATCAAAGAAGAGTTTGATAACACCATGGGAAGACCAGGATTTGACTAATGAGTCTGGTGTCAATTAG